A single region of the Hippopotamus amphibius kiboko isolate mHipAmp2 chromosome 6, mHipAmp2.hap2, whole genome shotgun sequence genome encodes:
- the PNISR gene encoding arginine/serine-rich protein PNISR isoform X1, whose product MWDQGGQPWQQWPLNQQQWMQSFQHQQDPSQIDWAALAQAWIAQREASGQQSMVEQPPGMMPNGQDMSTMESGPNNHGNFQGDSNFNRMWQPEWGMHQQPPHPPPDQPWMPPTPGPMDIVPPSEDSNSQDSGEFAPDNRHIFNQNNHNFGGPPDNFAVGPVNQFDYQHGAAFGPPQGGFHPPYWQPGPPGPPAPPQNRRERPSSFRDRQRSPIALPVKQEPPQIDAVKRRTLPAWIREGLEKMEREKQKKLEKERMEQQRSQLSKKEKKATEDAEGGDGPRLPQRSKFDSDEEDEDTENVEAASSGKVTRSPSPVPQEDQSEPEMTEEEKEYQMMLLTKMLLTEILLDVTDEEIYYVAKDAHRKATKAPAKQLAQSSALASLTGLGGLGGYGSGDSEDERSDRGSESSDTDDEELRHRIRQKQEAFWRKEKEQQLLHDKQMEEEKQQTERVTKEMNEFIHKEQNSLSLLEAREADGDVVNEKKRTPNETTSVLEPKKEHKEKEKQGRSRSGSSSSGSSSSNSRSSSTSSTVSSSSYSSSSGSSRTSSRSSSPKRKKRHSRSRSPTIKARRSRSRSYSRRIKIESNRARVKMRDRRRSNRSSIERERRRNRSPSRERRRSRSRSRDRRTNRSSRSRSRDRRKIDDQRGNLSGSSHKHKGEAKEQERKKERSRSIDKDRKKKDKEREREQDKRKEKQKREEKDFKFSSQDDRLKRKRESERTFSRSASISVKIIRHDSRQDSKKSTTKDSKKHSGSDSSGRSSSESPGSSKEKKAKKPKHSRSRSMEKSQRSGKKASRKHKSKSRSRSTTPPRRKR is encoded by the exons atgtGGGATCAAGGAGGACAGCCTTGGCAGCAGTGGCCCTTGAACCAACAACAATGGATGCAGTCATTCCAGCACCAGCAGGATccaa GCCAGATTGACTGGGCTGCATTGGCTCAAGCTTGGATTGCCCAAAGAGAAGCTTCAGGACAGCAAAGCATGGTAGAACAACCACCAGGAATGATGCCAAATGGACAAGATATGTCTACAATGGAGTCTGGTCCAAACAATCATGGGAATTTCCAAGGGGACTCAAACTTTAACAGAATGTGGCAACCAG AATGGGGAATGCATCAGCAACCCCCACACCCCCCTCCAGATCAGCCATGGATGCCACCAACACCAGGCCCAATGGACATTGTTCCTCCTTCCGAAGACAGCAACAGTCAGGACAGTGGGGAATTTGCCCCTGACAACAGGCATATATTTAACCAGAACAATCACAACTTTGGTGGACCACCCGATAATTTTGCAGTGGGGCCAGTGAACCAGTTTGACTATCAG CATGGGGCTGCTTTTGGTCCACCGCAAGGTGGATTTCATCCTCCTTATTGGCAACCAGGACCTCCAGGACCTCCGGCACCTCCCCAGAATCGAAGAGAAAGGCCATCATCATTCAGGGATCGACAGCGCTCACCTATTGCACTTCCGGTGAAGCAGGAGCCACCACAAATTG ATGCAGTGAAACGCAGGACTCTTCCAGCTTGGATTCGAGAAGGTCTTGAAAAAATGGAACGTGAAAAGCAGAAGAAgttggagaaagaaagaatggaacaaCAGCGTTCACAAttgtccaaaaaagaaaagaaggccaCAGAAGATGCCGAAGGAGGAGATGGCCCTCGTTTACCTCAGAGAAGTAAATTT GATAGTGATGAGGAAGATGAAGACACTGAAAATGTTGAGGCCGCAAGCAGTGGAAAAGTCACCAGAAGTCCATCTCCAGTTCCTCAGGAAGATCAAAGTGAACCAGAGATGactgaagaggagaaagagtatcaaatg ATGTTGCTGACAAAAATGCTTCTGACTGAAATTCTACTGgatgtcacagatgaagaaatttatTACGTAGCCAAAGATGCACACCGGAAAGCAACGAAAG CTCCTGCAAAACAGCTGGCACAGTCCAGTGCACTGGCTTCCCTCACTGGACTCG GTGGACTGGGTGGTTATGGATCAGGAGACAGTGAAGATGAGAGGAGCGACCGAGGTTCTGAGTCATCTGACACTGATGATGAGGAATTACGTCACCGAATCCGGCAAAAACAGGAAGctttttggagaaaagaaaaagaacagcagcTGTTACATGATAAACAGATGGAAG aagaaaagcaacaaacgGAAAGGGTTACAAAAGAGATGAATGAATTTATCCATAAAGAGCAAAATAGTTTATCACTATTAGAAGCCAGAGAAGCAGACGGTGATGTggttaatgaaaagaaaagaactccAAATGAAACTACGTCAGTTTTAGAACCAAAAAAAgagcataaagaaaaagagaaacaaggaaggagTAGATCAGGAAGTTCTAGTAGTGGTAGTTCCAGTAGCAATAGCAGAAGTAGTAGTACTAGTAGTACTGTCTCTAGCTCTTCATACAGTTCTAGCTCAGGTAGTAGTCGCACTTCTTCCCGATCTTCTtctcctaaaagaaaaaagagacacaGTAGGAGTAGATCTCCAACAATTAAAGCTAGGCGCAGTAGGAGTAGAAGTTACTCTCGCAGAATTAAAATAGAGAGCAATAGGGCTAGAGTAAAGATGAGAGATAGGAGGAGATCTAATAGAAGTAGCATTGAAAGAGAAAGACGAAGAAATCGAAGTCCTTCCCGAGAGAGACGCAGAAGTAGAAGTCGCTCAAGGGATAGGCGAACCAATCGGTCCAGTCGCAGTAGGAGTCGAGATAGGCGTAAAATTGATGATCAGCGTGGAAATCTTAGTGGGAGCAGTCATAAGCATAAAGGTGAGGCTaaagaacaagagagaaaaaaagagaggagccGAAGTATAGATAAagataggaaaaagaaagacaaagaaagggaaCGTGAACaggataaaagaaaagagaaacaaaaaagagaagaaaaagattttaagttcAGTAGTCAGGATGATAGGTTAAAAAGGAAACGAGAAAGTGAAAGAACATTCTCTCGGAGTGCTTCTATATCTGTTAAAATCATAAGACATGATTCTAGACAGGATAGTAAGAAAAGTACTACCAAAGATAGTAAAAAACATTCAGGCTCTGATTCTAGTGGAAGGAGCAGTTCTGAATCTCCAGGAAGTAGCAAAGAAAAGAAGGCTAAGAAACCTAAACATAGTCGATCGCGATCCATGGAGAAATCTCAAAGGTCTGGTAAGAAGGCAAGCCGCAAACACAAGTCTAAGTCCCGATCAAG atcaaCAACCCCTCCCCGTCGTAAACGCTGA